GACGGTTGGTTCGGCGTCCTGCACGGTGAGATCCTCTGCCGCGTCTGAGCAGTTCAACTAGGCTCGCCCGCATGGATATTCTGGGGACTTCACTCCGCGTGTGCGTCGACGACCTGGACTCGGCCATCGCCGTCTACGAAAAGCTGACGGGAGCCGAGGCGGTGCGCTTCCAGCGCGGCCCCGTCGCGGTCGCGGCGGTCGGCTGCTTCTTCCTGATGAGCGGACCGGAGTCGGAGATGTCGATCCTCCGCAAGATCACGGCGACGATCGCGGTGAAGGACGTGGACGAGGCGATCGCCGATCTCACGGCGGTCGGTGGGCAGATCGTCGCCGGTCCGCTGCCCGCCCCCGTGGGCCGCACCCTGGTGGCCCGCCACCCCGACGGCTCGATCTTCGAGTACGTCGACCGGAACCCGGCGTGACCCGCGCGTGAACACACCGTCCGGCAGACCCGTCAGGAGGGCGGTCCCGGATCCACGATGACCTCCTCGTCGTCGACCTCCTCGTAGAGATCGTCCACATCCCGGAGCTCATCGCTCTTGATCCGGACCGCCTCCTCCTCGGCGGACAGCCCGCTGGTCGAGCCCTCCTGGGAGTAGACGTCCTGCTCACGCGGGAGGTCGGAATCCGGCTCGTCGTACAGCAGCCCGGCCGGTTCCGGCACGCTGCCGACCGGCTCCCCCGCCTCCGGCTCCTCGTCCGTCAACCGCTCGTCGAGCGACTCCCGCTCACGCGTCTCCGCGCTCGTGGTGTCCCGGTACGCGGCGATCGTCGGCTCGTCCCCGGCCACGGGCAACTGCTCAGGATCCTCGGCCCACTGCTGCTCGGGCGTCCCGTCCTGTAGATCGGGAATCCCCTCATCCTCCGGATCCGCCCCAGGATCATGCGGTGTCCTCACGGTACGCGGCTCCTTTCCACGGCTGCGCCACGCCGACGTCCGCACCCGAGTGCCCGCCATGCGCCACCGCTATGCGGACCCAGCCCCGCCCTGGCCCCCTCCGGCTCGCGATGGCCCACGGTGAGGGGCCCGCCCTGCGGGCGCGGGCCGGTCGGGCCGCGAAGCGCCCTACAGGGCGCATCGCAGGCCGCCGACGGACGCACCCGGGCTCGCTGCGCGGCCACGCGCGAGGCGAGAAGCGATGCGGGCCGGTGCGCGGACCACCTGCGGGCCGCGGCGCGAGGGCCGCGCCGCCCCCGCAAGCCCGCCTGCAAGCGCAGCCCGGATCAGGCTGGGCTCCGCAAGGCCACCTGCGAGCGCGGCCGGATCGGGCCGGGCTCCGCAAGCCCGCCTGCGAGGCGGCCCGGATCGGGCCGCCTCCAGGCAAGGCCAACCGCAGGCCAAGCCCAGCAGGCGGCCCATCGGGCCCAGCCCACGTGCAGAGCGCGGGCGCAGCCCGGCCAAAGCAGTCGCCATGCGGGCGCACGCCGGTTGGGCCGTCGCACGGCCCGGCCCAGACCACTCGCCGGGCGCGGGACGCATGCGGGCGCGGCCCGGTCGGGCCGCTCGCCAAGGGGGGCGCACCCCGGCATGGTTTCTGCGGGCCGTAGGCCCGCTAGGCGGGGCGCATGCGGAATTCGTAGTGGGCGGGGAGGGGGTGGTCGGCGTGGGTTCGGGCGCGGGCCTCCTCGGTGAGTGGGTCCTCGGTGCCGGTCGCCAGCCGTTCCACGATCGCGTACCAGGTGTCGCTCAACGTCTCGTCGCCCTCGCGCAGATCGCAGACCTCGAAGCCCTCGTCGAAGACGGCGCGGGCGGCCAGGGCGTCGCCCTGGGCCAGCAGGACCTGGGCGCGCAGCAGCCGGAAGCGGCCGCGTGCGCGGATGGCGGGGCGCAGCGCGTCGAGGACCGCTCGTGCGTCGTCGGCGCGGCCGGCCGCGAGCAGCGCGAGGATCGCCTCCCGGCCGAGGGCCGCCTCGGCCGTCTCCAGGGCGAGCGGGTCGGCGGCGACGGGCGGCGCGGCCACTGAGACGGCCGCGCCCCGCCCAGCGCCCTCCCGCCGCACCGCGCTCTGCCCAGCGCCCTCCCCCCGCTCCGCGCCCTGCCCAGCGCCCTCCCCCCGCTCCGCGCCCCGCCCCGCTCCCGCCGTTTCGAGCACCGGGGGCGCCTCGGGCTCCGGGGCGGCGGCCGAGGCGAGGAGGAGCCGTACGGCGCGCAGCAGCCGTTCCGCCGCGCGCGCCGGATGGCCCGATGCGGTGTCGGCGACGGCCAGACACCGCAGCGTCCAGGGCGTCTCCGCGCACCGCAGCGACCGCTCCCAGCTGCGCTCGGCCTGGGCGCGGTCGCCCGCGTGCCACTGGGCGACGCCCAGGTGGTACTCGGCGGCGGCGGTCGAGGGCGCCGCTTCGAGGAGGTCGCGCCAGGCGGGCGCGACCACGGAGGCGCCGGGGTCGGCCCGGGAGGGGCCCGGCTCCCAGTCGGGCAGGGCGCCGGTGCGCAGCAACCGGCGCCACGGCTCCTGCGCCTCCCCCAGCGTGTCCGGGTCGAACGGCGTCCCGGGCAGCTGGAATCCGCCCCGCTCGATCTCCAGCGCGCCCCAGCCGGAGCCGGTCGCGAGGCGCTCCGCCGGTTCCGCGTCGGCGTACGGGCGCCAGGCGGCGTAGGCCGCGTCGACGGCGGCGCGCGGCAGCGCGGCCTCCAGCCGGGTCTCGGTCTCGCGGCGGGCGGCGGCCCAGTCCGCGCCGTGGACGGCCGCCGGGTCGGCGGTCAGCGTGCCGTACGCCTCCAGCCAGGCGAACTCCTCGCCCGCCTCCAGCGGGATGTGCTCGAGCTGGGTGCGGGCGAGCCCGGCCTGGATCTCGGCGTAGCCGCCGGTGCCGGGCTCGGTCAGCCACTGCTGCCAGCGGCGGCCGCCGGGGCCCGCGCCCCAGACGAAGAGCTTGCGGCCGCGCAGCAGATCGGTCGAGGTCTGGACGAGGCCGCCGCCGTCGGCGTCGAGCGAGGCGATCCAGCGGCGGGCGCCGTCGGGCACCTCGTAGAAGTAGTCGGCGGGGTAGGCGCCGCGCAGCGGATAGCTGCGGTCGGCGCCGTCCCACTCCGGGACCGGGACCTTGCTGAGGGTGCGGGCGTACCCGAAGTGCCAGGCATCGTCGGCGGGGGCGAGGACGCGGGTGTGCTCGTCCTCGGGGACGGCGATGTTGGACCACCAGTAGACGGGGGCCGGGAGGTGGTGGGGGTTGCGGATCCTGACGCCCACGTAGAGGAACGCGGAGTCGGCGGGCAGCCACAGATCCACCTGGAAGGGCAGGTCGCGCAGCCGCTCCCACTCCCACAGCCGCACCATCGCGCCCCCGTCGGCGGCGTCGGGCGCGGGGACGCGGGCGGCGTGCAGGGGTGAGCAGGACAGGGTGGTGTGGCCGGTGGCGCCGATGTTCCACTCGATCCCGCCGGAGAACCAGGCGCCGTTGAGGGCGAAGTCGGCGGGCTGGAACACCGGGTTCCGGTACAGCAGCTCACGGCCGGTCGGCTTGTGGACCAGTGAGTGGACCCGGCCGCCGAGCCCGGGCAGCACGGTGGCCCGCAGCCGGTCGTTCTCCAGGACGATGGCGTCGAGCGCGGCGGGGGCGCGGTCGCGGCCGTAGCCGTCGCGCAGCCGCACCGGCAGCACCGACCGCAGGGGTGCGTAGGCGACCTGACGGGCCATGTCGGTGGGGAGGGTGGCCCGGGTGCGGTCGTCCACGCGGTGCACCTCGTCGAGGGGGCGCAGCGCGGGCAGGGGGTTGTCGGGCCCCACGGGGGCGGTGGGAAGGGTCAGAGTGGTACGTCGCACGCTCGTGGCCACGGGCTGCCTCGTTCCGACTGCCTTGGGTCACCTCGGTGCGGCGACCGTCCGGTGACCATGGAACAACGCGACGGGCCCGCTGAACAGAGCGACTTCGGACCGATCATGGTGACCCGTCAGCCCTGCCGTCACCCGGCGCCCGGCACCGTCGGTCGGCACCCTGAGCAGGTCGGAGGAAGCCCGCTGCGGTTCGGGCAGCGCCCCGAAGGGGCGCGGGGCTGCGTCGATGTGCGGCTCCGCCGCGGCTGTGTCGATGTGCGGCTCCGCCGCGTGGGACCAGCCACGACGGCGCCGCAGCCGGCCGACGACCCATCGCGACACTTCCAGCGGAGCGCTTAGGTCGGCCCCCGGCACCGTCAGCCAGGGTCGGTCCGCTGGTCCAGCATGTCGCTGGTCATGGCCCAGCGCTCGTGGTCGCGCCAGGCGCCCTCGATATAGAGGAAGTCGGGGGAGAACCCCTCCAGCCGGAAGCCATGGCGCTTCACCAGCCCGATCGACGCCTTGTTGCCCGGCTGGATGTTGACCTCGACGCGGTGCAGCCCCAACGGCCCGAAGGCATGGCGCAGTACGAGCCCGAGCCCCTCGGACATATAGCCCTGCCCGGCGGCGGGCGGAAAGGCACCGTAGCCGATCGAGCCGCACTGGAAGGCGCCGCGCACAATGTTGTTGATGTTGATGAACCCGGCCAGGTCACCGGTCTCCCGGGCATGGACGAGGAAGCCCTCGCGGTCCTCGCGCTCCAGCTGGGCGATGTAGTGCTGAAAGGCCGGCTCGGTGGTGGGGAGGGTGAGCCAGGGGCGGTGGAACGGCATGCTCTCCCGGGCGCGCCTGGTGAACTCCGCGGCGTCCTCGCGGCGGGTGTGGCGGATGGCGGCCCGGGTTCCCTCGGCGAGATACCGGACGTCAGACATGCGGCAATGATGTCAGCAGCGCCATGGCCGCCGCATAGCCGGAGCTCCCGGGTATGGCCCCCGCCACGGGGATGTCCGTCATCGCCCACGGGCCGACCGGCACGGCGGAGAGCCCGGTGCCGACATAGTTGACCGCCGGGTCCCGGGACAGGCCGGTGCCCAGGCCCTTGAGATAGGCCTCCTTACGGGTCCAGCAGCGGGCGAAGGCGGCGGGCCGGTCGGCGGGCGCCAGCGCGTCCAGCTCGGCGCGCTCCTTGGGGTGCAGGCTCTCGGCGACCCCCTCGACCACCGAGGCGGGCTGGAGCTTCTCCACGTCCACGCCGACCGGGGAGCCCGCGAAGGCGAAGAGCACCAGATCGCCGGCGTGCGACATATTGAAGTGCAGCGGGGTGCCGGACACGGCGGGGCGGCCGTGCGGCCCGCCGCAGCCGGGGCAATCCTCACGGGTGAACGGCACGTCGGCCGGGGCTGTCCCCAGATAGGCGCCGAGCAGCTCCCGCAGCCCCAGATGGGCCGCCGTATAGCGCTCGCGGTCCTCCGCCCGCAGGAACTTCGAGGCCCGCTCCCGCTCCCCGGCGTCCAGGATCGCGCCGGGCGCGCCCGCGTCCATGGCCGCGGTGTACCGCGAGACGCTGAGCAGCCAGGTCTCCGGCTCGCCGCCCTGCGGCCAGGCATCGGCGACGGCGGTGGGCAGCGGATCACGGCCGACGATGCGCGGGGCCGATGGGGGTGTCAACTCGCTCCTCCAGTGGAGTTCGGAACCGCTGACTTCAGCAGCTCCAGGGTGGGCACATCAGATCTGATCAGCCCGAAGGTCTGGATGTACAGCGACAATTCG
This genomic interval from Streptomyces asiaticus contains the following:
- a CDS encoding GNAT family N-acetyltransferase, which codes for MSDVRYLAEGTRAAIRHTRREDAAEFTRRARESMPFHRPWLTLPTTEPAFQHYIAQLEREDREGFLVHARETGDLAGFININNIVRGAFQCGSIGYGAFPPAAGQGYMSEGLGLVLRHAFGPLGLHRVEVNIQPGNKASIGLVKRHGFRLEGFSPDFLYIEGAWRDHERWAMTSDMLDQRTDPG
- a CDS encoding VOC family protein, coding for MDILGTSLRVCVDDLDSAIAVYEKLTGAEAVRFQRGPVAVAAVGCFFLMSGPESEMSILRKITATIAVKDVDEAIADLTAVGGQIVAGPLPAPVGRTLVARHPDGSIFEYVDRNPA
- a CDS encoding 4'-phosphopantetheinyl transferase family protein, with translation MTPPSAPRIVGRDPLPTAVADAWPQGGEPETWLLSVSRYTAAMDAGAPGAILDAGERERASKFLRAEDRERYTAAHLGLRELLGAYLGTAPADVPFTREDCPGCGGPHGRPAVSGTPLHFNMSHAGDLVLFAFAGSPVGVDVEKLQPASVVEGVAESLHPKERAELDALAPADRPAAFARCWTRKEAYLKGLGTGLSRDPAVNYVGTGLSAVPVGPWAMTDIPVAGAIPGSSGYAAAMALLTSLPHV
- a CDS encoding DUF5107 domain-containing protein, yielding MATSVRRTTLTLPTAPVGPDNPLPALRPLDEVHRVDDRTRATLPTDMARQVAYAPLRSVLPVRLRDGYGRDRAPAALDAIVLENDRLRATVLPGLGGRVHSLVHKPTGRELLYRNPVFQPADFALNGAWFSGGIEWNIGATGHTTLSCSPLHAARVPAPDAADGGAMVRLWEWERLRDLPFQVDLWLPADSAFLYVGVRIRNPHHLPAPVYWWSNIAVPEDEHTRVLAPADDAWHFGYARTLSKVPVPEWDGADRSYPLRGAYPADYFYEVPDGARRWIASLDADGGGLVQTSTDLLRGRKLFVWGAGPGGRRWQQWLTEPGTGGYAEIQAGLARTQLEHIPLEAGEEFAWLEAYGTLTADPAAVHGADWAAARRETETRLEAALPRAAVDAAYAAWRPYADAEPAERLATGSGWGALEIERGGFQLPGTPFDPDTLGEAQEPWRRLLRTGALPDWEPGPSRADPGASVVAPAWRDLLEAAPSTAAAEYHLGVAQWHAGDRAQAERSWERSLRCAETPWTLRCLAVADTASGHPARAAERLLRAVRLLLASAAAPEPEAPPVLETAGAGRGAERGEGAGQGAERGEGAGQSAVRREGAGRGAAVSVAAPPVAADPLALETAEAALGREAILALLAAGRADDARAVLDALRPAIRARGRFRLLRAQVLLAQGDALAARAVFDEGFEVCDLREGDETLSDTWYAIVERLATGTEDPLTEEARARTHADHPLPAHYEFRMRPA